One window of Watersipora subatra chromosome 3, tzWatSuba1.1, whole genome shotgun sequence genomic DNA carries:
- the LOC137389743 gene encoding large ribosomal subunit protein mL37-like: MRLTQTLLAFRRGFWFKNIWKNKRKTTVKEMDYRPAMKFLGVEPIDPLENENFFGVKKTKVWIPPDDPRFMFPSRSEDHVDWHQTSAYTCNDQVKLWEGLPQVQILTNCLIERGLPPDVLTNLDQFSLPGQDHLIQRTILQAHLWDTTREKLPKRKKPDDISIWNYKTELGIPESRAAELLYQGITQRCFQALSITDPYIVNHLRLIREHQMNTNFVLEKNPIYLACKSLYLLTSDKPLSRFASKEQVLATRDRTIDNIWPMTAFVDLEKSHIYKTDGCLGYTSDYSCPHSHTLLLVHSKDWTMDQRHANALVMSYAHCLESAKYHNATESLMNEPVCVQTIHTDGESFGYTCFQLNAMANSVTEGASKRYNLAWIDDDLLFNKVLPRRSMLRDTKYRQYNPNVFRKILGLFSRS; the protein is encoded by the exons ATGCGTCTAACGCAAACTTTGCTCGCTTTCAGAAGAGgattttggtttaaaaatatATGGAAAAATAAACGAAAAACCACAGTGAAAGAAATGGATTATCGCCCAGCTATGAAATTCCTAGGAGTTGAACCAATAGATCCgcttgaaaatgaaaatttctttGGTGTTAAGAAAACGAAG GTATGGATTCCTCCCGATGATCCACGGTTTATGTTTCCTTCTCGTTCAGAAGACCATGTAGACTGGCACCAAACCTCTGCCTACACTTGTAATGATCAAGTAAAACTATGGGAAGGTTTGCCACAAGTGCAAATACTTACCAATTGTCTAATCGAGCGTGGACTTCCTCCAGATGTGCTGACCAACCTCGACCAGTTTTCATTGCCTGGCCAAGATCACCTCATACAGAG GACAATCTTGCAAGCTCACTTATGGGATACTACAAGGGAAAAACTGCCAAAAAGGAAAAAGCCCGATGACATTAGTATTTGGAACTATAAAACTGAGTTGGGCATTCCTGAAAGCCGAGCCGCAGAGCTTCTGTACCAAGGGATCACTCAAAGATGCTTTCAGGCTCTGTCTATTACTGATCCTTACATAGTCAATCACCTCCGCCTCATTCGAGAGCATCAAATGAACACTAATTTTGTATTAGAAAAGAATCCGATTTATTTGGCATGTAAAAGTCTGTATCTATTGACAAGTGACAAACCTTTATCAAGGTTTGCCAGTAAAGAGCAAGTTCTCGCTACCAGAGACAGGACTATTGACAACATTTGGCCGATGACTGCTTTTGTGGATCTAGAGAAATCACATATCTATAAAACAGATGGGTGCCTGGGCTATACTTCAGACTACTCCTGTCCACACAGCCACACCCTCCTCCTCGTGCATAGTAAGGATTGGACAATGGACCAAAGGCATGCAAATGCTCTAGTCATGTCATACGCCCATTGTTTGGAGTCAGCTAAATATCACAACGCTACCGAATCACTCATGAATGAACCAGTCTGTGTACAGACCATTCACACAGACGGCGAATCATTTGGCTATACATGCTTTCAACTAAATGCCATGGCCAACAGTGTCACAGAGGGTGCTTCGAAGCGATATAATCTAGCTTGGATAGATGATGACCTGCTGTTTAACAAAGTACTTCCGAGACGTAGCATGCTCCGCGACACCAAGTATAGGCAGTACAACCCAAATGTGTTCCGCAAGATTTTGGGATTATTTTCGAGATCCTAG